A segment of the Curtobacterium sp. MCSS17_007 genome:
GCCGCCCGCACCTGCCGCTGCACCCGGCCGAGCATGCCGACCATGCCCCGGATCCGCAGCGGACTGACCGCCTCGGTGAGTCCGAGCGTCAGGGGGTAGTCGACCGGCACCGCCAGCACCTCGGTCGCGGTCAGCCCGGACAGCCCCTGCGCCAGGATCGACGCGAAGCCGCGGGTGGTCGGTGCCTCACGGGGCGCCGTCGCGTGCATCCGCACCACGTCCGGCGCATCACCCTCGGCACCCACCGTGACGCTGATGAACACGGGGGACTGGCACTCCTCGACCCGCTCGAGCTCGTCCTCGTGCCCCTGCAGCCGCTCGGGCAGCGCGGGGAGCTCGTCGGAGAACTCGAGGAGCAGCTGGAGCCGGTCCTGCTGCGAGAGCTCGAGGAAGTCGTCGCGGATCTCGGCGAGGGAGAAGGGGAGTGCTGCGTCCGTCATCGGGAAGGAACGGTACCCGGCTCGGAGCCCGTGGCGATCGGGACGCGCACAGCGCTGCCCCACTCGGTCCACGAACCGTCGTAGTTGCGCACGTTGTCGTAGCCGAGCAGGTGCTGCAGCACGAACCACGTGTGGCTCGAGCGCTCGCCGATGCGGCAGTACGCGATGACCTCGTCGGCGTCACCGATGCCGGCGCTCTCGCGGTACACGGCGTCGAGCTCGTCGCGGGTCTTGAACGTGCCGTCGGCGGCAGCAGCGGTGGCCCAGGGGATGTTCACGGCGGTGGGGACGTGGCCGGCGCGCAGGGCGCCCTCCTCCGGGTAGTCCGGCGCGGTGGTGCGCTCGCCGGAGTACTCCGGTGCGCTGCGCACGTCGATGAGCGGCTTGCCGAGGTGCTCGAGCACGTCCTCCTTGAACGCGCGCACCTGCTCGTCGCGGCGCTCCACCACGGGGTACTCGACCGGGGCGACCTCGGTGCGGTCGGTGGTGAGCGCGCGGTCCTCGGCGATCCACTTCGCCCGGCCACCGTCGAGCAGGCGGACGTCCTCGTGGCCGAACAGCGTGAAGACCCAGAGGGCGTAGGCGGCCCACCAGTTGTTCTTGTCGCCGTAGATGACGACGGTGGTGTCGCGGCCGATGCCCTTGCCGCCGACGAGCCGGGCGAAGGCCTCGCCGTCGATGTAGTCACGCTGGACGGGATCGTTGAGGTCGGTGTGCCAGTCGATCTTCACGGCGCCGGGGACGTGTCCGGTCTCGTAGAGCAGGACGTCCTCGTCGGACTCGACGACCACGAGGTCGGGGGAGCCGGCACCGGCGTCGAGCTGCTCCTGGAGCCACTCGGTCGACACCAGGCGCTCGGGGTGGGCGTAGGCGGCGAACTTCTCGGACGGGTCGACCGGTGCGGTCATCGGGGGTACCTCCAGGCTGCGGGACGAGCGGGGCGGACGAGGCATAGGATCGGTCCTCGGTGCCCGCGGGCAACGGTACGCGGACGTACCGACCGCCACCTGCAACGTGACACCGCACGACATGCTTCCCGGAGGGGCCACACTTGCCTGCACACCTCGTCGACCGTGACCCGCAGGTGACGCCACAGCAGATGGCCGCTGCGCTCGTGCCGCCGCCGCAGTTCGCCGACGCCTCGTTCGCCAGCTACCGCCCGGACCCGGAGTACCCGTCGCAGGCAGCGGTCCGCGACGCGATCGAGGCGTTCGTCGCGACACGGCCTGAGCAGGCGAAGCGCGGGTTGTTCGGGCGTCGCCGCGAACCGGTCCAGCCGGCGCGCTCGGGTGTGTACCTGGACGGCGGGTTCGGCGTGGGCAAGACGCACCTGCTCGCCGCGGCCTACCACGCCGAGCCGTCGCGCAAGACGTTCGGCACGTTCATCGAGTACACCGCGCTCGTCGGCGCGCTCGGGTTCCAGGGCACCGTCGACCTGCTCCGCGGCACATCGCTGGTCTGCATCGACGAGTTCGAGCTGGACGACCCGGGCGACACCATGGTGATGACGCGGCTCATCAAGGAGCTCTCCGAGTCGGGCACCCGCTTCGCAGCGACGTCGAACACCCCGCCCGGCGCACTGGGCGAGGGTCGGTTCGCCGCGCAGGACTTCCTGCGGGAGATCCAGGCGATGTCCGACCGGTTCGAGACGATGCGGATCGACGGGCTCGACTACCGCCGCCGCGCGGTCGACGAGCCCGCCCGTACGGTCGACGACGTCGCCGGAGCCCTGCCGGAGGGGGCGACGACACTCGACGACTTCCGCGCGGTCGTCGCGCACCTGGCGAGCGTGCACCCGTCGAAGTACGTCGCCCTCGTCGACGGGCTCGATGCTGTCGGGCTCACCGGCGTGCAGGCCTTCACCGACCAGACCGACGCACTGCGGTGGGTGGCGCTCGTGGACCGGCTCTACGACGCCCAGGTCCGCATCGTCGCGTCCGGCACACCCCTCGACCAGGTCTACCCGCAGGCGATGCTCGACGGCGGCTACCGCAAGAAGTACCTGCGGGCCGCATCGCGCGTGGTCGCGCTGTCCCGCGCGGCCGACTGATCCGCCCGCCGGACGGGAGGCACGTGGCAGTGTCCGCCACGGGCCTCCCGTCCAGCGCGCCCGGCCGTCCACCAGCGCTGTCAGACCCGTCTTCCGGCATCCGGAAACACACCGTTCACACGGGAGCCCGACGCGTTACACCCGCGAAACACTTCGTGCTCCCTCGCGAAACGTCGCCTCGCCAGACTCGTCAGCACCCGAGGGCGGTCCCGAGAGCCGCACTGCAATCGCGAGAGGTGAACAGATGCTTGATCAGGGCAACACGGCATTCGTGTTGATCATGGCGGCGCTGGTGTTGTTCATGACACCCGGCCTGGCCTTCTTCTACGGCGGTCTGGTGAAGGCCAAGTCCGTCATCAGCATGATGATGATGTCGTTCGGAGCGATCGCCCTCGTCGGCGTCCTCTGGGTGCTCTACGGCTACGCGATCGCGTTCGCCAACCACGGCGCGGGCACGAACGTCGCGGGGATCGTCGGGTTCTTCAGCATCGACTGGAACCAGATCGGCCTCGGCCAGGCGTTCGAGGAGGCCAAGGCCTCGACGATCAACGCCGCGTACCCCTCGATGGCGTTCGTCGGCTTCCAGGCCACCTTCGCGATCATCACCGTCGCCCTGATCTCCGGAGCGATCGCCGACCGCGCGAAGTTCGGCGCGTGGATGATCTTCGCCGGCGTCTGGGTCACGGTCGTGTACTTCCCGGTCGCCTCGTGGGTCTTCAACCTCACCTCGGGCATGTTCGCGACGTGGGGCGTCATCGACTTCGCCGGTGGCACCGCGGTGCACATCAACGCCGGTGCCGCGGGTCTCGCCCTGGCGCTCGTCCTCGGCAAGCGCGTCGGCTTCGCCAAGGGTGCGCACAAGCCGCACAACCCGCCCTTCGTGCTCCTCGGCGCAGCGATCCTGTGGTTCGGCTGGTTCGGCTTCAACGCCGGTTCCGAGGGAGCCGCCGACGGCATCGCCGCGCTCGCCTGGGTCAACACGCTCGCCGCCCCGGCCGCCGCGATCCTCGGATGGCTGCTCATCGAGAAGCTCAAGGACGGCAAGGCCACGTCGGTCGGTGCCGCCTCGGGTGCCGTCGCCGGTCTCGTCGCGATCACCCCGGCCTGTGCCGCGCTGACCCCGGGCTGGGGCATCCTGCTCGGCTTCCTCGCCGGTGTGGTCTGCTGCTTCGCGATCGACTGGAAGTACCGTCTCGGCTTCGACGACTCGCTCGACGTCGTGGGTGTCCACCTGGTCGGCGGCATCTTCGGCACGCTCTACCTCGGCTTCTTCGCCGACGACACCGGCCTCATCTACTCCGGCTCCTTCGAGCAGCTCGGCAAGCAGGCCCTCGCCGCCCTCGTCGTCCTCGTCTACTCGTTCGTCCTCGCCTTCGTGATCGGCTTCGCCATCGAGAAGACCATCGGCTTCCGCGTCAAGACCGAGGACGAGGTCGCCGGCATCGACACCGCGGTCCACGGTGAAGAGGGCTACGTCCTCTACGAGGAGCGCGACGAGACCCCGGTCTCGGTCCGCTAGCCACCGCACCACCCGCACGACGGGCCCCGCGCACACAGCAGGCGCGGGGCCCGTCGCCGTGTGCCGGTGCTCGGTAGGGTGGCGCCGTGGACGACCTCACCCTCGCGCACCCGCTCGTCGACGCGGTCGGAGCCGGTTTCGTCGTGCACGAGACGGACGCCGCGGTGGTCGAGTGCTCGAGCGAGCGGACCGGTCTCCTCCTCGAGGCCCGTCGTGCCGGACTCGTGGTCGTGCTCCTGACGCCCGGGACCTCCCGGCTCACCGCCGCGATGTCGACGATGCTCCGCCGCACTGCGTCGAGCTGGGTCGTCCACGACGGTGACCGGTACCGCGCAGCCGGGTCGGACGTCGTCGCCGACGACGTTGCCACCGCGATGCTCGCGCCGCAGACCATCACGCGCTCCGCGACGATCGGGCCGGGTGCAGTGCCCTGGGCCGAAGCGCTGGTCTCGGTGCACCACCCGGCGTCGGACGCCGCGACCGTCGGGCGGACCGCCGAGCTGCTGCTCGCCGGCCTCGCCGACGGCGGCCCGACGGCCTGGGGCACGGTGGAGCCGGCGACGCTCGCCTGGAGCGTCGCCGAGGTCACCGCGTTCGCTCGACGTCGCGCACCCCGTCCGACCCGTCTGGTCGCCGTGGCGCCCACGGCCGGTGGGGTTGCCTCCCTCCAGCTCCGCATCGAACGGTCCGCCACCGGCGTGACGGAGGAGACGCGGCTCGTGCTGCCGCGACCCGTCCCGTCGGACGCGCTGCCGACGGACGACGACGTCCCCGCGGTGCTCGCGGACCTCGCCCGGCGGCAACGGGTCCTGCTCGGGACCGCCTGGCGGACGAGCGGGCACCCGGACGCCACCGTGTCCGCCCACCAACTCCCGCTGCCGGTGCCGCTCGGCGCCGTCGTCGGGGCCGCAGCCGTCCGGGACCTCGGCATCGACCCGCGGACACTGCCCGCCGGGGTCCGGGTGGTGGGTCCGGCCCGGGTGCCCTCGCTGATGCTCGACTTCACCCCGGAGGGCGTACGGTCCGGGGCGGTGCTGTCCCGCGGCGCCGACGCGGAGGCCCGGTGGCGCAGGCTGGCCCAGCTCGGTGACGCGCTCGGGCCGCGTGCCGTCGAGATGCTCGGCTTCGGGGACCGACGATGAGTGCCGAGTGGGTCGTGCTCTCGCCACGGCACGTCGACGCCGCCGTGGTCGTCGGGGCAGCGGCAGCGGTCGACCCGGACCTCGGGGTCCGGCAGCTGTGGGACGGCGACGCACTGCAGCTCACCACGCCGGACGGGGTCGTGCTCCTCACGCTGATCCAGTCGCGACGGCTCGAGCGCAGCGCCGATGCCGAGCGTCTCCTCGGGACGCGCTCGGTCGCGACCCCCTTGTTCGGGGGTGGCGAGCCGCTATGGTGGACCTCGGTCCACGTGGCCTCCCAGGACCCGTTCCGGGCGGTGGCCGCGCGGATCGTGCGGGACGTCGCTGCTGCGGCCGGGGGCCTGCCGGTCGCACGGTCCGCCGTCGAGGACTGACAGGGACCGACACGGCCCGTCACCGGACGACGAGGCGAGACGAGACGAGGGGGAGCGATGGGGAACGGCTGGCAGATCGACCCGGCGGGCGTGCAGTCGACGCTCGCGGGCACCGAGACGGCAGCGACGAACCTGTCGACGGCGTTCGACGGGCTCGCCGACGCCCACGCGGCGCTGACGACCGCGGTCGGTGACGACCAGGCGGTCGCGGGCGCGGTGGCCGCACTGATCGAGAGCCAGACGGCGCTGCTGCAGCGCGTCGGCAACCACATCACCGCCGGTCTGGCCGGCGCTGCCAACGCGACCATGGCCTACTACCAGGGTGACGAGGAGATGGCGGCGACGGCGCAGGCCGACGCGATCCGTGCCTCCAGTACGGGCGACTTCTCCGGAGTCGACCTCGGGGACGGCGCATGACGGGGCAGTGCCGCGCCGACGGCCTGATCGACCCGGACGCGATCCCCGGCGCGAACATCAAGCCCGAGCAGGTCGACGCGGCCGGGAACGCCTTCGCCACCGCCGGCACCGACGTGCAGACGCGCGGAGCGGAGGTGAAGACGGCGTGGGCCGGCCTCGGCGGGAGCTACACGACACCGGACTCGGCCGAACTCCTCACCGTGATGGACGGCGTGGAGACGGACACCGCTGCGCTGGCCGGGACCATGCAGAAGGTGTCGACCGCGATCAGCGACTACGCCACCGTCGTCGCCCCGATCGCGCGTCGTCTCGTCGAGCTCAAGGCCGAGGCCGAGACCTTCGTGGCGAAGGCACTGCAGGGCAAGACCGTCGGCCCGTGGGACCCCGAGCACCCGGCGAACCAGGGGCCTGTCGGCCTGGTGCAGCACTTCGGCGAGATCCTCGACGACATGCACCTGCGCTGGGACGAGTACACGCCCTACGTCGACGAGAACAACGAACTGCTCACGAAGGTCGCCGAACAGGAGACGAAGCTCTCGCAGGCCTCGGCCGACTGCGTCAACGCGATCAACGGGCTCCGGACCGACATGTGCATCGCCCAGGTGCAGGCCGTCGACTACACGACCGCCGTCAAGGCGAACGAGCCGATGCCGTGGGGGAGCACCGGCCGCGGCGACCAGTCGTGCCAGGAGTCCTTCAACTCGGGTGTCGGCGACGCCGCTGTGGGGACCGTCGAGGGCCTCGGCGGTCTGATCGGCTACAACTCGCAGACCGGCGAGTGGGGCGACGGAGAGTGGGCCGGGCAGTCGTGGCTCGGGTTCGCCGAGTCGCTCGGTGCGCTCGCGTTGATGGGCAGCCCGCCGTTGATCCTCGCGGCCACGCTGCCGCCGGGCGTCCTGCCCGACGTGGTGCGCGAGACCGCACAGGGCATCACGGCGAAGCAGCAGGCGATCGTCGAGGGCTTCGTCGGCTCGCCGGAGGACTGGCGGGACGACCCCGCCCACGCCGCCGGTGGTGCCGCCTTCAACATCGGGACGCTCTTCATCCCGGGCGCCGGCGAGATCGGCGCCGGCGCGAAGGTCGCCGCCGTCGGCTCGCGCGTCGCGGCGATGGCGGCGGACGGCAGCCGACTCGCGGCGTTCGGGTCGAAGGTCGCCGCGGCCGGGACGACGATGGTCCGGGTCGGGGACGCCCTGTCGGCGATCCCCGGTCGGGCGCTCGACGGCCTCGGGGACCTGGTGTCGCGGGGGCGGGGAGCTTCGCGGACGCGCTCCGGGGGCTCGGGGACAGCATCCCGACGGTCAAGGTCAGCGTGGAGCACGCGATGGCGACGCCGGACGGGTTCGGCGTCGGGCTCGGGCGGCCGCACATCGAGGTGGGGCATCCGGAGCCGGGGTCGCACTGGTTGCACTCGGTGGCGGATCGGGTGGAGGGGCCAACGGCGTCGCCGGCCGGGGGGCTCGCCGGTCACGCTGACAGTACCCTTCCGCAGGCTCACTCTGAACACGAAGGCCCGCATGGCTCTGCTGGGCCAGCATCCCCGGAACCTTCGAACGAGATAGGGCTTGGGCAGGGTGATTCGCCGAGGCACACCGCGCACGCTGAGTTGGAGGCCCGAACCGGCTTCAGCCCACCTGAGACCGTACGCGAAGTGCAACCCACTGTCGGTGCTTCTGAGCACGGACATGTCGGACATTGGGTTGCGAGTGAGCGTACGGCCGGAGGAAGGGGGATGCTCGACCAGGAATGGGTGACCGGTATCAAGTCCCTTCCCGATGGACGGGTACCCGAGTATCAGGTACCGAACGCTGCTCATCCGAGCCATCCGTTGAAGCTCGACGATTTCAGTGTCATCGACGGCCGTCCGACCGTCACTGAAGTCAAGGGGAACTACGGCTGGCTGAACAGCCTCTCGCCGAGCAGGAAGACCGAGATGATCGCAGAGTGGGCTCGATCCGCGCGCGCCAAGCTGGATGCAGTCGGCTCCTCTGACGTGCACCTGCGCTGGGTCTTCACTCGGGATCCGGACCTCGCCGCTGAGTTCGCTCGAGCAACTCGTCGACTCCGCAATGTGACGGTAGAATACTGGGAGATGCCTCGTGACTTCAAGGGATGGTAATCGTGTTGGTTGATGTCAGCGATTGGTTCCTCGTCGCAGAGTGGGATGCCAGGCCAGAGAGCTCGGAAATGATGGCCGCGCGCATCGTCGAAGCGTCGGCGGTGGTTCGCGACACGTTTCCCACTTTCGACGGCACCTGGACCGTTCGAGATCGGGTGGTTGCTTGCGAGGATGCCGGGTCCTGGAGCGCAATCATCGACGCATCGCCTTACAAGGTCGATGGTTTGGCGGAACCCGCTCGCGGATCCGCTCTTTCCATGCTTTCCGAGTTGGAGGAAGGTGTGTTCCTTCGAGCGTCGGTCACGGCTGGTGCCACTTACCAGACCACAGTGAACAAACCGAACGAGTTCGCCCTCGACTTCGCGGGAGCCAGCTTCGGCGCTCCGATAGAGCTCGAACTACCAGAGCAGGCTCGGGAGCGGTTCGAGCAACTTGGTGCGGAGCTTCAGCGGATATGGAGCGCCGGAGAACTTCGGGTCGAACTCGGTTGAGTCGCGTTCTCAGCGCGCCGCAATGCATTCCTTCAATGAGCCTCGCGAGCCCGTCGCGATTTCTGACGTACCGCGGCCGGGCTTACTGAGGGCTTCGCTTCGATGCGCCCCGTTCCACACGTGTCGAACGGCAAACTCCCTCGCGACCCGCGGACCTGACCTCCTGGCTCACTGACCCGGACGCTGACACAACCAAGGCTGCCTGACCTGATCGGTGCAACGGCATTCACATGCGACCACTCAACGAGATCGACATCGCGAACTACGGGCACCGCATCCCCTTGATCGGGGGGTTCATCGAGAATCTGTTCCCGTTCTGGTGGGAGTACTACTCGTCGGTGGCTGACTACCTTGACTTCTACCTTGACGGGTTCTCCCGCGACGAGATCACTGTCATGGTGAGTGAGTACCGCTCGCTCGGCATCGACGATGCGCAGGACGAGGACATCAACTCCTTCCTCTACCGGATGAACGCGAACTTCCGATCCGACCAGGGGCTCCGCGGCGGACGGCAGATGCTCGCGCAGATCGGCGAACGGGTGGAGCAACTGGAACACGGCGCGATGCTGAAGCACGTTGACTAACACGAAATTCGAGCACGCCACAAGTGTTCTTCGTCAAGTCCGCGTATCCAGCGATCGAGGAGGAGAGCCATGGCGTTGGTGAACGATCATGATGCCTCCGGACTGCGGCACGCCCTTCCTGCCCTCGCCGGGTGGCTTCCGGGCGCCCGTCGGCGCTTCGGTGAGGTTGCACGTCGGCGCGATCGTGACCGAGTACATCGTGAACGAGGTGGCCGTGTCGCTTCGAGCGGTGGAGCCGGGGGCGTCGACAGATCTGCGGCAGAGCTACGGAGAGCACCACGGTGAGGTCCTCAGGCGACTCGTCGAGCTCTGGCAAGCTGATCTGGCGCAGGTGACCATCCGGGACGCAAACCGGGCTCAGCGAGGGTTTGCGACCCTCGTCGGACTGACCAACTTCTTCCGCGGTGACCACACTTCCCTGCTCTCCTCGATCGACCTCCCCACATCGGCGAGAACGGCCGTGGCCGACGGCGGAACATGGCTCACCGTCGACGTCGGCAGCGACGACCTCGTGACCGCGATCGCCGGTATCGTGACAACGGCGGACGCGATCGAGGACGCCGGTGGTCTCGTCGGCGGCGCATCGAGCAAGCCTCGGGCCGATGATCGGCCCGAGGCTTGAAACAGTGCGCTGATGGTCTGTACGGCCGAAGCGTTCGCGTCGCTTACGCGCGATCCGGACCTTCGACCTCCTGAGCCGCTGATCCGAACGGTGAAGTCGGCGGCTCCTGACGGTTCCTCCATCAAGATCGCGTCCCCGGTGACGGGAGCAGAAGGACGAGCATGGATTTCCGGATATTGACGAGTGCGAATGTGGAGCGCGGAGCACCTGCACTGTGGAACCTCCTGAACGCCGTTTTCCACGCTGACTGGCGCGACGACTTCGACAGTGCTCGCAAGGCTCTGGAAGCGGACCTGTCGCAGTACGGGAGTCCAGACAAGCAGTTGGTGCACGAGGAAGCCGCAGAACTGCTCGCGAACGATCTGACTGACTCGCAGGTCGAGCACTTCCTCGAGTTGTCGGGAGCGGACCTCTGGATCGAGTCAGAGCTGCACATGAGTGGACGCGCGTTCGCGCGCCTGATCTTCGACCTGACGGAAGATGCCGCTTGATCGATCGGACGGGCCCGGCGGCTCACGATCGGGGACCATCTCGAGGTGGTGGGTGCCGCGACGGTGACGGCCCTCGCCGACCTCGTCACCACCATCGTCGGAGCATCCGAAGCACTGAAACGTCCCGGCGTCGATGAAGGTCCTGAGTCCGCACGGACGGGAGGCGCGGTGCGGGTCCGACCCGCACCGCCCCTCCCGTCCGACGGTCGCGTCAGCGACTCACCAGGCGTAGTCCTCCGGCGAGGTCTCGTGCCCCGGGAAGATCTCGTCGAGGCGCGCCAGCGCGGCCTCGTCGAGACGTATGTCGACGGCGCGGACCGCGGACTCCCACTGCTCCATGGTGCGCGGGCCGGTGATCGGGGCGGTCACGCCGGGCTGGTGCAGCAGCCATGCCAGGGCGAGCTCGCCCGGGGTGTGGCCGAGCTCCTTCGCGAAGGACTCGTACGCGGTGAGCTGGTCGCGGTGGCCCTCGACGTACTCGGCGCTGCGGCCGGAGAGACGGCGGGACCCGTTCTCGGTCTTCTCGATGACGCCACCGAGCAGGCCGCCCTGCAGCGGCGACCACGGGATGACGCCGAGGCCGTACTCGCGGGCGGCGGGCAGGACCTCGCGCTCGACGTCGCGGACGACGAGGTTGTAGATCGACTGCTCGCTGACCAGGCCGAGGGAACCCCGACGGGCAGCCGCTTCCTGCGCCTGAGCGATGTGCCACCCGGCGAAGTTCGAGGACCCGACGTAGAGCACCTTGCCCTGCTGGACGGCGACGTCGATCGCCTGCCAGATCTCGTCCCAGGGGGTCGCCCGGTCGACGTGGTGGAACTGGTACAGGTCGACGTGGTCGGTCTGCAGCCGGCGGAGGCTGGCGTCGAGCGACTGCCGGATGTTCAGCGCGCTGAGCTTGCCGCCGTTCGGCCATTCGGTCATCTCGCCGTAGACCTTCGTCGCGAGGACGGTCTTCTCGCGCCGGCCACCGCCCTTCGCGAACCAGCGGCCGATGATCTCCTCGGTGGCGCCCTTGCCCACCGAGCCGCCGTAGCCGTTGGCGGTGTCGAAGAAGTTCACGCCGAGCTCGTGCGCCCGGTCCATGATCTTGTGCGAGTCGTCCTCGCTGGTCTCCGGGCCGAAGTTCATCGTGCCGAGCACCGCCCGTGACACCGACAGCCCTGTCCGTCCGAGGTGTGTGTAGTCCATGCCCCCGGTCTACGCTCGACCCGGTGTGCGGACCAGGCCCTGCGGGTACCGGTCATGCGCCCGGCGTAGAAGGGAGTGGCCCGCTCTCCACTGCGAGCGGTCGACACACCCCGGACGGAAGGACGCACCCATGCCCGCGAAGGACGAGATCCCCAGCACCCTGCAGCGGTCGCCGAAGCACGCGCAGGACATCTTCGTCGAGACCCTCGACT
Coding sequences within it:
- a CDS encoding contact-dependent growth inhibition system immunity protein; this translates as MDFRILTSANVERGAPALWNLLNAVFHADWRDDFDSARKALEADLSQYGSPDKQLVHEEAAELLANDLTDSQVEHFLELSGADLWIESELHMSGRAFARLIFDLTEDAA
- the zapE gene encoding cell division protein ZapE — its product is MAAALVPPPQFADASFASYRPDPEYPSQAAVRDAIEAFVATRPEQAKRGLFGRRREPVQPARSGVYLDGGFGVGKTHLLAAAYHAEPSRKTFGTFIEYTALVGALGFQGTVDLLRGTSLVCIDEFELDDPGDTMVMTRLIKELSESGTRFAATSNTPPGALGEGRFAAQDFLREIQAMSDRFETMRIDGLDYRRRAVDEPARTVDDVAGALPEGATTLDDFRAVVAHLASVHPSKYVALVDGLDAVGLTGVQAFTDQTDALRWVALVDRLYDAQVRIVASGTPLDQVYPQAMLDGGYRKKYLRAASRVVALSRAAD
- a CDS encoding aldo/keto reductase, producing the protein MDYTHLGRTGLSVSRAVLGTMNFGPETSEDDSHKIMDRAHELGVNFFDTANGYGGSVGKGATEEIIGRWFAKGGGRREKTVLATKVYGEMTEWPNGGKLSALNIRQSLDASLRRLQTDHVDLYQFHHVDRATPWDEIWQAIDVAVQQGKVLYVGSSNFAGWHIAQAQEAAARRGSLGLVSEQSIYNLVVRDVEREVLPAAREYGLGVIPWSPLQGGLLGGVIEKTENGSRRLSGRSAEYVEGHRDQLTAYESFAKELGHTPGELALAWLLHQPGVTAPITGPRTMEQWESAVRAVDIRLDEAALARLDEIFPGHETSPEDYAW
- a CDS encoding ammonium transporter, producing the protein MLDQGNTAFVLIMAALVLFMTPGLAFFYGGLVKAKSVISMMMMSFGAIALVGVLWVLYGYAIAFANHGAGTNVAGIVGFFSIDWNQIGLGQAFEEAKASTINAAYPSMAFVGFQATFAIITVALISGAIADRAKFGAWMIFAGVWVTVVYFPVASWVFNLTSGMFATWGVIDFAGGTAVHINAGAAGLALALVLGKRVGFAKGAHKPHNPPFVLLGAAILWFGWFGFNAGSEGAADGIAALAWVNTLAAPAAAILGWLLIEKLKDGKATSVGAASGAVAGLVAITPACAALTPGWGILLGFLAGVVCCFAIDWKYRLGFDDSLDVVGVHLVGGIFGTLYLGFFADDTGLIYSGSFEQLGKQALAALVVLVYSFVLAFVIGFAIEKTIGFRVKTEDEVAGIDTAVHGEEGYVLYEERDETPVSVR
- a CDS encoding SufE family protein gives rise to the protein MTDAALPFSLAEIRDDFLELSQQDRLQLLLEFSDELPALPERLQGHEDELERVEECQSPVFISVTVGAEGDAPDVVRMHATAPREAPTTRGFASILAQGLSGLTATEVLAVPVDYPLTLGLTEAVSPLRIRGMVGMLGRVQRQVRAAVAA
- a CDS encoding DUF6507 family protein, yielding MGNGWQIDPAGVQSTLAGTETAATNLSTAFDGLADAHAALTTAVGDDQAVAGAVAALIESQTALLQRVGNHITAGLAGAANATMAYYQGDEEMAATAQADAIRASSTGDFSGVDLGDGA
- a CDS encoding DUF6177 family protein, which codes for MDDLTLAHPLVDAVGAGFVVHETDAAVVECSSERTGLLLEARRAGLVVVLLTPGTSRLTAAMSTMLRRTASSWVVHDGDRYRAAGSDVVADDVATAMLAPQTITRSATIGPGAVPWAEALVSVHHPASDAATVGRTAELLLAGLADGGPTAWGTVEPATLAWSVAEVTAFARRRAPRPTRLVAVAPTAGGVASLQLRIERSATGVTEETRLVLPRPVPSDALPTDDDVPAVLADLARRQRVLLGTAWRTSGHPDATVSAHQLPLPVPLGAVVGAAAVRDLGIDPRTLPAGVRVVGPARVPSLMLDFTPEGVRSGAVLSRGADAEARWRRLAQLGDALGPRAVEMLGFGDRR
- a CDS encoding sulfurtransferase gives rise to the protein MTAPVDPSEKFAAYAHPERLVSTEWLQEQLDAGAGSPDLVVVESDEDVLLYETGHVPGAVKIDWHTDLNDPVQRDYIDGEAFARLVGGKGIGRDTTVVIYGDKNNWWAAYALWVFTLFGHEDVRLLDGGRAKWIAEDRALTTDRTEVAPVEYPVVERRDEQVRAFKEDVLEHLGKPLIDVRSAPEYSGERTTAPDYPEEGALRAGHVPTAVNIPWATAAAADGTFKTRDELDAVYRESAGIGDADEVIAYCRIGERSSHTWFVLQHLLGYDNVRNYDGSWTEWGSAVRVPIATGSEPGTVPSR